In Methylotenera sp. L2L1, the following proteins share a genomic window:
- the mobA gene encoding molybdenum cofactor guanylyltransferase MobA, giving the protein MPVSALILAGGLATRMGGVDKGLVQFQSQPLIQHVIARLTPQVDEIMINANRELAYYNTLGYRVLQDEISDFAGPLAGMQLGLKHASHDLVLFVPCDSPLLPANLVQKLKTGLLQANADIAVATCGGNNHPVFCLCKKTLLPSLDYFLAQGNRKVHAWQKSQHYVEVDFGDDNDAFENLNSPDDIIKLESKLAQSTAH; this is encoded by the coding sequence GTGCCAGTCTCAGCGCTCATTCTTGCAGGCGGGCTAGCTACACGCATGGGTGGTGTGGACAAAGGGTTGGTGCAATTTCAATCCCAGCCTCTTATCCAGCATGTCATTGCCAGACTAACGCCACAAGTCGATGAAATTATGATTAATGCAAACCGAGAATTAGCGTATTACAACACGCTAGGCTACCGCGTACTGCAAGATGAAATCTCAGATTTTGCAGGCCCATTGGCGGGGATGCAACTAGGACTCAAGCATGCAAGCCATGATTTAGTGCTATTTGTGCCATGCGACTCGCCATTACTGCCTGCTAATTTGGTGCAGAAACTCAAAACAGGCTTATTGCAAGCCAATGCAGATATTGCCGTAGCCACTTGCGGTGGCAACAATCACCCTGTATTTTGTCTATGCAAGAAAACACTGCTCCCTAGCCTCGATTATTTTCTAGCTCAAGGCAACAGAAAAGTACATGCATGGCAAAAAAGTCAGCATTACGTAGAAGTGGACTTTGGAGATGACAATGACGCATTTGAAAATTTAAATAGCCCAGATGATATTATCAAACTAGAATCAAAGCTGGCGCAAAGCACCGCTCATTAG
- the moeA gene encoding molybdopterin molybdotransferase MoeA, giving the protein MTSDTSLQTLANNPSCMDDYDPNAMHVAKAREYIQQFLNPVSETETLALRDSLGRVLAADIMSPANVPNYDNSAMDGYALKASDLKTQRLKVVGTAFAGKAFDDTVSDGQCVRIMTGAAMPAGTDTVVVQEKTVTDGEFINISEAPKPQANVRYAGEDLKLGQSVLTKGHLMRPADLGLIASLGIAEVQAYRKLKVAFFSTGDELVGVGQPLKTGQVYDSNRYTLFGMLTRLGIEVIDMGAIADNPTLLEETLLSASTQADVVITSGGVSVGEADYMKLLLAKHGQVMFWKVAMKPGRPLAYGKVGNAHYFGLPGNPVAVMVTFYQFVRDALLRLMGQSNPIPLAMFQVQCSQAIKKLSGRTEFQRGILFTDTDGTWRVKPTGAQGSALLSSMSLANCFIVLDDAVGNLDAGAMVQVQVLDGII; this is encoded by the coding sequence ATGACTAGCGACACCTCTCTCCAAACCTTAGCCAACAACCCTAGCTGCATGGATGATTACGATCCTAACGCCATGCACGTAGCCAAAGCCCGTGAGTATATTCAGCAATTTCTAAACCCGGTATCTGAAACGGAAACACTCGCATTACGTGATAGCTTAGGGCGCGTACTGGCAGCAGACATCATGTCACCGGCCAACGTACCCAACTATGATAATTCGGCAATGGATGGTTACGCACTAAAAGCCAGCGACCTTAAGACACAGCGCCTAAAAGTAGTGGGAACAGCGTTTGCCGGGAAAGCCTTTGATGACACAGTAAGCGATGGGCAATGCGTCAGAATCATGACCGGCGCTGCCATGCCAGCGGGTACCGATACCGTAGTGGTACAAGAAAAAACTGTCACTGATGGTGAGTTTATTAACATTAGTGAAGCGCCTAAACCGCAAGCAAATGTTCGCTATGCAGGAGAAGATTTAAAACTAGGGCAATCTGTTCTAACCAAAGGCCACCTGATGCGCCCCGCAGATTTAGGCTTAATCGCATCGCTAGGGATTGCAGAGGTGCAAGCCTATCGTAAGTTAAAAGTAGCATTCTTTTCTACTGGAGATGAACTAGTAGGTGTAGGGCAACCACTTAAAACTGGGCAAGTATACGATAGCAATCGTTACACACTTTTCGGCATGCTTACGCGGCTTGGTATTGAAGTGATCGACATGGGAGCCATTGCGGATAATCCTACGCTTCTTGAGGAAACTTTACTAAGCGCCTCAACTCAAGCCGATGTAGTCATCACGAGTGGTGGCGTCTCTGTGGGTGAAGCCGACTACATGAAACTGCTACTCGCCAAACATGGCCAGGTCATGTTTTGGAAAGTAGCAATGAAGCCGGGCAGGCCGCTTGCCTATGGCAAAGTGGGCAACGCACACTATTTTGGCTTGCCTGGTAATCCTGTTGCCGTCATGGTTACTTTTTATCAGTTCGTGCGTGATGCCCTACTAAGACTAATGGGACAGTCCAACCCTATACCATTAGCCATGTTTCAAGTACAGTGCTCGCAAGCAATTAAAAAACTATCAGGTCGCACAGAGTTTCAACGCGGCATACTATTTACTGATACGGATGGCACTTGGCGTGTAAAACCAACGGGGGCACAAGGCTCGGCTTTATTAAGCTCCATGTCCTTAGCGAACTGTTTTATCGTGCTAGATGATGCTGTTGGCAACTTAGATGCAGGAGCAATGGTACAAGTACAAGTGCTGGATGGAATTATTTAA
- a CDS encoding energy transducer TonB, translated as MNSAVIQPSPKEYTIVWAIVCSILLHGLLALIIPNMKLDDVKEPEVLEISLAKKAEAQPPAEPEPVQPPPEVIQPQIQPKLKPEPKPVIKEKPSPIVQQTQPVVETPTITAPPEVIAVKPAPERIVPTQTVATPEPKEPPPPSQAEIDNATGRYGNALWNAISKHKKYPKIAQMRGWQGETIIELELDGTGKIKSKKITQSSGYEVLDKQALEMVEKALPFPTPPEALRNSNFTITVPVPFKLE; from the coding sequence TTGAATTCAGCTGTAATCCAACCCTCTCCAAAGGAATATACAATCGTATGGGCTATTGTTTGCTCAATACTGTTGCATGGCTTACTCGCGCTGATCATCCCGAATATGAAACTTGATGACGTCAAAGAGCCTGAGGTATTAGAGATAAGTTTAGCTAAAAAAGCAGAGGCACAACCTCCTGCAGAACCCGAACCAGTACAGCCCCCACCTGAAGTTATACAACCTCAAATTCAACCTAAATTAAAACCTGAGCCAAAACCTGTTATTAAAGAGAAGCCCAGCCCTATTGTTCAACAAACCCAGCCAGTCGTCGAAACACCAACAATTACAGCACCGCCAGAAGTGATTGCAGTAAAACCCGCACCAGAACGCATCGTGCCCACGCAGACAGTAGCTACGCCTGAACCCAAAGAACCTCCTCCGCCTAGCCAAGCAGAGATAGACAATGCCACTGGTCGATATGGCAACGCACTATGGAACGCAATCAGCAAGCATAAAAAGTATCCTAAAATTGCCCAAATGCGTGGCTGGCAGGGCGAGACTATTATTGAGCTTGAACTAGATGGTACTGGCAAGATTAAATCAAAAAAAATCACGCAATCCAGCGGTTATGAGGTGTTAGATAAACAAGCGCTTGAAATGGTAGAGAAAGCCTTACCATTCCCCACACCGCCAGAAGCATTGCGGAATAGTAACTTTACCATTACTGTTCCTGTACCATTTAAACTCGAATAA
- a CDS encoding sensor histidine kinase, with translation MANKKTSLKDLLLIHELAFILLIFLVASIGAIGIQLQDQSSQESNRINSLVQEMQQTRGDLYRQLKELFDAYFLDDPEARSEYNQFTLSVEGHFKQLQLLAVGEAEKTAIGDLHAGYQAFVSETSALFDQDAHLSSDDLKKILNTDLEAGLFNRYESLLASTEQLLNQKQAELDTQLKNSKRKSNYLLFTPLILAILLLLFSRFFLKRSIVRPIEGLLHATTEISAGNLMHKAPDENIEELASLSKAVNEMADKLLTSQENLIRTEKQAAQGLLVPMLAHNIRNPLASIRATAQVMDDPNNNAETQESINGIINTVDRLERWTGALLAYLHPLKPQPTYTNMHEIVNGALTPLQQKISEKSIQLSLPSWPKPNASNNDEIFTDHHLLEQVIYNLLLNAIDASSKNAPIEVALKIAQNEFHLYLMDRGSGMPFTPDPSAMSAPTTKRFGTGIGIPFAFKVCDVLGGSLQFTSRHGGGTTIIISLPKMLNTHHNAV, from the coding sequence GTGGCTAACAAAAAGACCTCTCTTAAAGACCTTTTACTCATCCATGAGCTTGCTTTTATCTTACTCATCTTTCTAGTAGCCTCAATTGGTGCAATCGGCATCCAACTTCAAGACCAGTCAAGCCAAGAATCCAACCGGATTAACTCACTTGTTCAAGAAATGCAGCAAACTCGCGGCGACCTATACCGCCAATTAAAAGAGCTGTTTGATGCTTATTTCCTAGACGACCCAGAAGCGCGAAGCGAATACAATCAATTTACACTTTCTGTGGAAGGCCATTTCAAGCAATTACAACTACTTGCAGTAGGTGAAGCTGAAAAAACTGCGATTGGTGACTTGCATGCTGGCTATCAGGCCTTTGTTTCTGAGACGTCCGCGTTATTTGATCAAGACGCACACCTCAGCAGCGACGACCTTAAGAAAATATTGAACACAGATTTAGAGGCTGGATTATTTAACCGCTATGAATCATTGCTCGCCAGCACCGAACAGCTACTAAACCAAAAACAAGCTGAATTAGATACGCAACTCAAAAACAGCAAACGTAAATCTAATTACTTACTATTTACACCACTTATACTGGCAATTCTACTTTTACTATTCTCACGGTTTTTCCTGAAACGCTCAATCGTCAGACCTATTGAAGGCTTACTGCACGCCACTACGGAAATCAGCGCTGGCAACCTAATGCACAAAGCGCCTGATGAAAATATTGAAGAGCTCGCCTCTTTATCTAAAGCAGTTAACGAAATGGCTGATAAGTTATTAACTAGCCAAGAGAACTTGATTCGTACCGAAAAACAAGCAGCTCAAGGCTTATTGGTGCCTATGCTCGCCCATAACATTCGTAACCCGCTTGCGAGCATCCGCGCAACAGCACAAGTGATGGATGACCCCAACAACAATGCCGAAACGCAAGAGTCAATTAACGGTATTATTAACACGGTTGATCGACTAGAGCGCTGGACCGGCGCATTACTGGCGTACTTGCACCCTTTAAAGCCACAGCCAACTTATACCAACATGCATGAAATTGTGAATGGTGCCCTAACACCATTACAGCAAAAAATCTCTGAGAAATCCATTCAGCTTTCATTACCAAGCTGGCCTAAACCTAACGCTAGCAATAATGACGAGATTTTTACTGACCATCATCTATTAGAACAAGTCATCTACAACTTACTACTAAATGCAATTGATGCATCAAGTAAAAACGCCCCCATAGAGGTTGCGCTCAAGATTGCACAGAATGAATTCCATTTATACTTAATGGATCGTGGCAGCGGCATGCCATTCACACCCGACCCCAGCGCAATGAGTGCCCCCACCACCAAACGATTTGGCACAGGCATAGGCATTCCTTTCGCGTTCAAAGTATGTGATGTATTAGGCGGCTCACTACAATTTACATCAAGACACGGCGGTGGCACCACGATTATTATTTCTCTTCCAAAAATGCTCAATACACATCACAACGCTGTATAA
- a CDS encoding peroxiredoxin: protein MLNQPVPDFQLPATSGKTFQRSDFIGKYLVIYFYPKDSTPGCTTQGMQFRDAYADFQIKNTEIFGISRDSLKSHENFKAKFDFPFELLADTEEVACTLFNVIKMKNMYGKQVRGIERSTFIIDVNGVLIKEWRGVKVDGHAAEVLSFIGSL from the coding sequence ATGCTTAATCAACCTGTACCTGATTTCCAATTACCTGCTACTAGTGGAAAAACATTCCAACGTTCGGATTTCATAGGTAAGTACCTCGTTATTTACTTTTACCCAAAAGACTCTACGCCAGGGTGTACAACGCAAGGTATGCAGTTCAGAGATGCCTATGCTGATTTCCAAATAAAAAATACTGAAATATTTGGCATCTCACGTGACAGCCTAAAGTCACATGAAAACTTTAAAGCGAAATTTGATTTCCCTTTTGAGTTGTTAGCCGATACCGAAGAAGTCGCTTGCACACTGTTTAATGTCATCAAAATGAAAAACATGTATGGCAAACAGGTACGAGGCATTGAACGTAGTACGTTTATCATCGACGTAAATGGCGTTTTAATTAAAGAATGGCGTGGTGTTAAGGTAGATGGCCATGCAGCAGAGGTGTTAAGCTTTATAGGGTCACTATAG
- a CDS encoding PhoH family protein, which yields MAKKDTGISKLFVLDTNVLMHDPSSVFRFEEHDIYLPMVTLEELDNNKKGLTEVARNARQVSRSLEEIVGTDLTNLELGCPLSRNGNKQATGRLFLQTTQLHLDLPGLAGSKADNQIISVVLCLQKQHSSRQVILVSKDINVRIKARAMGVLAEDYFNDKVLEDTDILYSGMKELPADFWDKHSKAMESWQESGRMFYRLTGPLCKTFLVNEFVYYEFEKPFHAIVRNIEKDTAVLEVVKDHLIPKHNVWGITARNREQNFALNLLMDPEVDFVSLLGQAGTGKTLLTLAAALTQVLDKKIYSEIIMTRVTVPVGEDIGFLPGTEEEKMTPWMGALEDNLDVLNKSDEEAGDWGRAATQDLIRTRIKIKSLNFMRGRTFLNKFLIIDEAQNLTPKQMKTLITRAGPGTKVVCLGNIAQIDTPYLTEGSSGLTYVVDRFKGWNHNGHITLQRGERSRLADFAAEIL from the coding sequence ATGGCTAAAAAAGATACTGGCATATCCAAACTATTTGTTCTTGATACGAATGTACTCATGCATGACCCTTCTTCAGTGTTTAGGTTTGAAGAGCACGACATTTACCTGCCTATGGTCACATTGGAAGAGCTAGACAACAACAAAAAAGGACTTACAGAAGTTGCACGTAATGCACGCCAAGTCAGCCGCAGTTTAGAAGAAATTGTTGGCACAGACTTAACTAACTTAGAACTAGGATGCCCTTTATCACGTAACGGTAACAAGCAAGCTACCGGCCGCCTGTTTCTACAAACAACGCAGCTACATTTGGATCTACCTGGGCTAGCTGGCAGCAAAGCAGATAACCAAATCATCAGTGTTGTCCTCTGCTTACAAAAACAGCACAGTAGTCGACAAGTCATACTAGTCAGTAAAGATATCAATGTTCGGATTAAAGCGCGCGCCATGGGCGTATTGGCCGAAGACTACTTTAACGACAAAGTTTTAGAAGATACCGACATTCTCTACAGTGGCATGAAAGAGTTGCCTGCGGACTTTTGGGATAAGCACAGTAAAGCAATGGAGTCGTGGCAAGAGTCTGGCCGCATGTTTTATAGACTCACTGGCCCACTGTGCAAAACATTTTTAGTAAATGAGTTTGTTTATTACGAGTTTGAAAAACCATTCCATGCTATTGTGCGCAACATTGAGAAAGACACTGCGGTATTAGAGGTTGTTAAAGACCACCTTATACCAAAACATAATGTATGGGGTATCACCGCGCGTAACCGCGAGCAAAATTTTGCATTAAACCTACTCATGGATCCAGAAGTAGACTTTGTCTCTTTACTAGGACAAGCAGGTACAGGTAAAACACTGTTAACATTAGCGGCAGCACTTACCCAAGTATTGGATAAAAAAATCTACTCTGAAATCATTATGACGCGCGTTACTGTCCCCGTTGGTGAAGACATCGGCTTCTTACCTGGTACAGAAGAGGAAAAAATGACGCCATGGATGGGTGCTTTAGAAGACAACTTGGATGTACTGAACAAAAGCGATGAAGAGGCTGGTGATTGGGGTCGCGCTGCAACCCAAGACTTGATTCGCACACGCATCAAGATTAAATCATTAAACTTCATGCGTGGCCGTACTTTCTTAAATAAGTTTTTAATTATTGATGAAGCGCAAAACTTGACGCCAAAACAAATGAAAACCCTGATTACCCGCGCAGGGCCTGGTACAAAAGTAGTTTGTTTGGGCAATATTGCACAAATCGACACCCCTTACTTAACCGAAGGTAGCTCAGGCCTCACGTATGTGGTTGATCGTTTTAAAGGCTGGAACCACAACGGTCATATCACATTACAGCGTGGTGAGCGCTCGCGTCTGGCTGACTTTGCTGCGGAAATTTTATAG
- the lplT gene encoding lysophospholipid transporter LplT yields the protein MCKGFYTLLTAQFLSALADNALLFAAIALLAQINSPDWHTPLLQQFFVISYIVLAPFVGSFADALPKGRVMFIANAIKFIGSLAMLVGMPPLYAYGIVGIGAAAYSPAKYGILTELLPPEKLVSANGWMEGSTVIAIILGALLGGSMASHDPSFAMIIITLLYMVASVFNIYIPKLPIDHKLPKKNPVFMLYDFWQSFKALWVDTRGQVSLAVTTLFWGAGATLRLVVIAWAASALNFGLEQATQLMAILAVGIAAGSVVAARYIKLEESTKVLPAGIVMGLLVVAMAFVQHWQLAVILLFVIGALAGFFVVPLNALLQHRGHELIGAGHSIAVQNFNEHIGILLMLGAYLLMVKANLHINIIVIIFGVFVSLCMMAINKRYKYLN from the coding sequence ATGTGTAAAGGTTTTTACACCTTACTCACCGCACAGTTTTTATCCGCTCTGGCTGACAACGCACTGCTGTTCGCGGCTATCGCACTACTTGCCCAAATAAACTCACCCGATTGGCATACGCCATTGCTACAGCAGTTTTTTGTGATTTCCTACATTGTGCTTGCACCCTTTGTAGGCTCATTTGCTGATGCATTGCCTAAAGGCCGGGTGATGTTTATTGCCAATGCCATTAAATTCATCGGCAGTCTTGCCATGTTGGTAGGCATGCCGCCGCTGTATGCTTATGGCATTGTGGGTATTGGTGCAGCTGCATACTCACCAGCTAAATATGGCATATTGACAGAGCTACTTCCCCCCGAAAAGTTAGTCAGCGCTAATGGCTGGATGGAAGGCTCTACTGTCATTGCAATCATTTTAGGCGCGTTGCTAGGTGGTAGCATGGCAAGTCACGACCCTTCTTTTGCAATGATTATCATCACCTTACTGTATATGGTCGCGTCAGTATTTAATATTTACATCCCTAAACTGCCAATCGATCACAAACTACCAAAGAAAAATCCTGTATTCATGCTTTACGATTTCTGGCAATCATTCAAAGCTTTATGGGTAGATACGCGCGGACAGGTCTCGCTTGCAGTCACAACATTATTTTGGGGTGCTGGCGCTACATTACGGCTCGTTGTCATTGCCTGGGCGGCAAGCGCCCTTAATTTTGGCCTAGAACAAGCCACTCAACTGATGGCGATACTAGCTGTTGGCATTGCGGCAGGCTCTGTCGTTGCTGCACGCTATATTAAATTAGAAGAATCAACCAAAGTACTTCCTGCCGGCATCGTCATGGGCTTACTGGTTGTCGCCATGGCTTTTGTACAGCATTGGCAGCTAGCTGTCATATTGCTGTTTGTCATCGGTGCGCTTGCAGGGTTCTTTGTAGTACCATTAAATGCATTACTACAGCATCGTGGGCATGAGCTGATTGGTGCTGGCCACTCAATTGCCGTTCAGAACTTCAACGAACACATCGGCATCTTACTCATGTTAGGTGCTTACTTGTTGATGGTAAAGGCTAACCTACACATAAATATTATCGTGATTATATTTGGTGTATTTGTGAGCTTATGTATGATGGCCATCAACAAACGCTACAAGTATCTCAATTAA
- a CDS encoding NAD(P)/FAD-dependent oxidoreductase has translation MGKVGTEQLHRIVIVGGGAGGLELATKLGDSLGRKGKAEITLVDKSKTHVWKPLLHEIAAGSMNPEKHELVYIAQAHWHHFKFRLGSMDSLDRANKEITIAPNYDEDGVEVIPRRTIPYDTLVIAVGSTTNDFGVKGAREHSIALDTQDQAEKFHRRLHNALLRAQTQAEPVQAGQLEVVIVGAGATGVELSAELHNTTRELAAYGLDKIDPDRDVKISLIEASDRVLPALPAKLSNSVDVELRKLRVHLYMGERVTEVTSKGVQTHSGRFIPSALVVWAAGIKAPDFLREIDGLATNRINQLIVKPSLQTTLDDNIFAFGDCAACPWVGHGQDVTVPPRAQSAHQQASMLVKTLKYRVAGKTDLPEFAYRDYGSLVNLGNYTTVGNLMGALSGGSLFIEGLIARTMYQSLYKLHLMALHGFWSMALQTLARMIARRTEAHVKLH, from the coding sequence ATGGGTAAAGTGGGAACAGAGCAGCTGCATCGAATCGTCATCGTAGGTGGTGGAGCAGGCGGTTTGGAGTTGGCGACCAAATTAGGTGATAGTTTGGGACGCAAAGGTAAAGCAGAGATTACTTTGGTTGATAAATCAAAGACGCATGTCTGGAAGCCATTGTTGCATGAAATTGCGGCAGGAAGTATGAACCCAGAAAAGCATGAGCTGGTCTATATCGCTCAGGCCCATTGGCATCATTTTAAATTCCGACTTGGCAGCATGGACAGTCTAGATAGAGCTAACAAGGAAATTACAATCGCGCCTAACTATGACGAGGATGGTGTTGAGGTTATCCCACGTCGCACGATTCCGTATGATACTTTGGTGATTGCCGTAGGTAGTACTACCAACGATTTTGGCGTGAAAGGTGCGCGTGAGCACTCTATCGCCCTTGATACTCAAGACCAGGCTGAAAAATTCCATAGGCGCTTACACAACGCATTATTGCGGGCGCAGACTCAGGCGGAGCCGGTACAGGCTGGGCAATTAGAAGTGGTGATTGTTGGTGCTGGTGCAACTGGGGTTGAGCTCTCTGCGGAGTTGCATAATACAACGCGAGAATTAGCCGCTTACGGTCTTGATAAGATTGATCCAGACCGTGATGTGAAAATCTCTTTAATTGAAGCTAGCGATCGTGTATTGCCAGCGCTGCCGGCTAAGCTTTCTAACTCTGTTGATGTTGAATTAAGAAAATTACGCGTGCACTTATATATGGGTGAGCGCGTGACTGAAGTGACCAGCAAAGGCGTGCAAACGCATAGTGGCCGCTTCATTCCATCAGCGTTGGTAGTTTGGGCTGCTGGTATTAAAGCGCCTGATTTCTTGCGTGAAATTGATGGTTTGGCAACTAATCGGATTAACCAGTTAATCGTTAAACCTAGTTTACAAACCACATTAGATGACAATATATTTGCTTTTGGTGATTGTGCTGCATGTCCTTGGGTAGGACATGGTCAGGATGTGACAGTGCCGCCACGTGCGCAATCTGCACATCAGCAGGCGAGCATGTTAGTTAAAACATTAAAATACCGGGTCGCGGGAAAAACAGATTTACCGGAGTTCGCTTACCGGGACTATGGGTCACTCGTTAATTTAGGCAACTATACTACCGTTGGTAATTTGATGGGCGCGTTGTCAGGTGGCAGCTTGTTTATTGAAGGATTGATAGCACGTACGATGTATCAATCACTCTATAAGCTACATTTGATGGCTTTGCACGGATTTTGGAGCATGGCATTACAGACGCTTGCGAGAATGATAGCAAGGCGCACAGAGGCGCATGTAAAACTGCATTAA
- a CDS encoding c-type cytochrome, whose protein sequence is MNKHLFLVAFIAMLAACGQDSGSKGAGASAGSDAEIKMIDLVTTQDGSPLKIDAKLFDTPAAKEFIATGKNPYIGVEAEIQAGKKKFNLYSCVACHGGHGEGAVAPGLQGPNFKYAKNATNKGMFETIWHGTNGGMGAKGFGLMQADPPDGLKPDEVLKVIAWIRSNSAITGNE, encoded by the coding sequence ATGAATAAACATTTATTTTTAGTTGCGTTCATTGCAATGCTAGCCGCATGTGGCCAAGACTCTGGATCTAAAGGGGCTGGTGCTTCTGCGGGATCTGATGCAGAAATCAAGATGATTGATTTAGTCACAACCCAAGACGGTTCACCATTAAAAATTGACGCCAAGTTGTTTGATACACCTGCAGCAAAAGAGTTTATTGCCACTGGTAAGAATCCTTATATTGGTGTTGAAGCAGAAATACAAGCGGGTAAAAAGAAGTTTAACTTATATTCATGCGTAGCATGTCATGGTGGCCACGGCGAAGGTGCTGTTGCGCCAGGCTTGCAGGGTCCAAACTTTAAGTATGCAAAAAATGCGACCAATAAAGGTATGTTTGAAACCATTTGGCATGGCACTAACGGTGGCATGGGTGCAAAAGGTTTTGGCCTGATGCAGGCTGATCCACCTGATGGTTTAAAGCCAGATGAAGTATTAAAAGTTATTGCATGGATTCGTAGTAATTCAGCGATCACTGGAAACGAGTAA
- a CDS encoding c-type cytochrome, giving the protein MLGNKTLASTLLVSMLALTGLVSVNVQAADINLVATQDGAPLNIKKELFDTPEAKQFLATGKNPYIGNEAAIKAGKKKFNLYSCNACHGGHGEGAIAPGLTGATMKYAKNLTNKGMFETIWHGTNGGMGAKGLGLMVPEDPTEGLKPDDLLKVIAFIRSNSKINGNE; this is encoded by the coding sequence ATGTTAGGCAATAAAACTTTAGCGTCAACATTATTAGTTTCTATGTTGGCATTAACAGGTTTAGTATCTGTAAATGTGCAAGCTGCAGACATTAACCTAGTAGCAACGCAAGATGGCGCACCTTTAAATATTAAAAAAGAATTATTTGATACCCCAGAAGCTAAGCAATTCTTAGCAACTGGCAAAAACCCATACATTGGTAATGAAGCTGCTATTAAAGCTGGTAAAAAGAAATTCAACCTATACTCATGTAATGCATGTCATGGTGGCCATGGTGAAGGTGCTATTGCCCCAGGTTTGACAGGCGCTACAATGAAATATGCTAAAAATCTAACAAACAAAGGTATGTTTGAAACGATTTGGCATGGCACTAACGGCGGTATGGGTGCTAAAGGTCTAGGCTTAATGGTTCCGGAAGATCCAACTGAAGGTTTGAAACCTGATGATTTATTAAAAGTGATTGCGTTTATTCGTAGCAATAGCAAAATTAACGGTAATGAATAA
- a CDS encoding quinoprotein dehydrogenase-associated putative ABC transporter substrate-binding protein yields the protein MFKRMKLLGLFIGFLTVGNVQAEDYYSSGRAGEVQRVDDGTEFKVCADQDNLPYSNSKLEGFENKIAEVLAQDLNKKLAYTFWYDRMGFIRNTLSAKKCDVIMGTTSDYDALRTSKPYYRAGHVFIYKKSSGMKITGWDSPDLKKATIGIVGQSPATIALNDYGLMPNARPYRMQRDLNLPPSYLIDDLLAGEIDVAIMWGPIGGYFAKQSKEPLEVVMVPDYELVNAKGKTNWNISIGVRKSDKERLAMIEGALERNKDKINKILDDYGIPHMAVVDGDSIMKVYRKGKEVNKETRGDAIPKTE from the coding sequence ATGTTTAAAAGAATGAAATTGCTTGGTCTTTTCATAGGTTTTCTTACAGTAGGTAATGTACAAGCTGAAGATTATTACTCTTCAGGCAGGGCTGGTGAAGTACAACGTGTAGATGATGGCACCGAATTTAAAGTCTGTGCAGACCAAGATAACTTACCCTATTCAAATAGCAAATTAGAAGGGTTTGAAAATAAGATTGCTGAAGTGTTGGCGCAAGATTTAAATAAAAAACTGGCTTATACCTTCTGGTACGACAGAATGGGTTTTATTAGAAACACCTTAAGTGCAAAAAAATGCGATGTGATTATGGGCACAACCTCAGATTACGATGCATTGAGAACATCAAAACCTTATTACCGCGCAGGTCATGTGTTTATTTACAAAAAAAGCAGCGGTATGAAAATTACAGGCTGGGATAGTCCTGATCTTAAAAAAGCAACGATTGGTATCGTTGGCCAAAGTCCAGCGACGATTGCATTGAATGATTATGGCTTGATGCCTAATGCAAGACCATATCGCATGCAGCGTGATTTAAACTTGCCACCAAGTTATTTGATTGATGATTTGTTAGCGGGTGAAATCGACGTAGCCATTATGTGGGGTCCAATTGGGGGCTATTTCGCTAAACAATCAAAAGAGCCGTTAGAGGTTGTGATGGTGCCTGACTACGAGTTGGTCAACGCTAAGGGTAAAACTAACTGGAATATTTCAATCGGTGTACGTAAGTCTGATAAAGAGCGCTTAGCGATGATTGAAGGCGCACTGGAAAGAAACAAAGATAAAATTAACAAGATTCTAGATGATTACGGTATTCCACATATGGCTGTTGTTGATGGCGATAGCATTATGAAAGTTTATCGCAAAGGAAAAGAAGTTAATAAAGAAACTCGCGGTGACGCAATCCCAAAAACAGAGTAA